In Leptospira sp. WS58.C1, a single genomic region encodes these proteins:
- a CDS encoding oligosaccharide flippase family protein, with amino-acid sequence MLRLGSSLQFISESFGRLRTSGFIRSFFSVGFSKVVASLLNFIFMVYSVRILSKNENGIFQYYSGFLPVLLAVAEFGLPTALVRFLSPMTEDKRKIGVLLASSLWVKWVALFLLVFVTGVAVYFLKENALAAFLLVFGSFVLSFNSYFESIFVSFGQYHALSIWYPLPNLIRILILYLADQFSDHALGHLDILGIFSVAPVFTIVLFFFLFPRGKLHWAGDKEDVRQQTKELISFNRYAFLASLFAIVSDRMELFFLNKYHSNEAVAAYGVALQPFSGFVILFSVLNSMIYPKLSRMTENKEFTNYLGKSILVAVVFALALGPWVFLGDWVFSALFSGKYPESVPVFQLLYPNYLFQLVFSPLGMALFALGQPRLLAILALVRLIFGLILDNLLIPEYGTMGAAGAFFLGQIPSWFLLSGYFLAYYKPSAK; translated from the coding sequence ATGCTTCGCCTTGGATCCTCTTTACAATTCATTTCCGAAAGTTTTGGAAGATTACGCACCTCCGGATTCATACGCAGCTTTTTTTCAGTAGGGTTTTCCAAGGTTGTAGCCTCCCTACTGAATTTTATCTTCATGGTTTATTCCGTTCGGATCTTGAGTAAGAATGAGAACGGTATCTTCCAATATTACTCCGGATTTTTGCCTGTACTTTTAGCAGTGGCTGAATTCGGATTGCCTACCGCTTTGGTACGATTTCTTTCTCCTATGACCGAAGACAAACGTAAGATCGGAGTGCTTCTCGCTTCTTCTCTTTGGGTAAAATGGGTCGCATTATTCCTTTTGGTGTTTGTTACCGGCGTTGCGGTGTATTTTTTAAAGGAGAATGCACTCGCAGCTTTCCTTTTGGTATTCGGTAGCTTTGTTCTTTCTTTCAATTCCTATTTCGAAAGTATATTTGTTTCTTTCGGACAATATCATGCACTATCCATTTGGTATCCGCTTCCGAACTTGATCCGAATTTTGATCCTCTATTTAGCGGATCAATTTTCGGATCATGCCTTAGGGCATTTGGACATACTTGGGATCTTCTCCGTTGCCCCCGTTTTTACGATCGTATTATTTTTCTTTTTATTTCCTAGAGGGAAACTACATTGGGCAGGAGACAAGGAGGATGTCCGACAACAAACCAAAGAACTTATCTCCTTCAACCGTTATGCGTTTTTAGCTTCTTTGTTTGCTATCGTCTCGGATAGAATGGAACTTTTTTTCCTGAACAAATACCATTCGAATGAGGCAGTGGCCGCATACGGTGTCGCTTTACAACCTTTTAGTGGATTTGTGATCCTATTTTCCGTTTTGAATTCCATGATCTATCCTAAACTTTCAAGAATGACGGAAAATAAGGAATTCACCAATTATTTAGGTAAATCCATTTTAGTCGCAGTAGTATTTGCGTTGGCATTAGGGCCTTGGGTGTTTCTGGGAGATTGGGTTTTTTCCGCATTATTTTCCGGGAAATATCCCGAATCCGTTCCCGTATTCCAATTATTGTATCCGAATTATCTTTTTCAATTGGTGTTTTCACCGTTAGGTATGGCCTTATTTGCGTTAGGACAACCTAGATTACTTGCAATTCTTGCATTAGTGAGATTGATCTTCGGATTAATTTTGGACAATCTTCTGATCCCTGAATACGGGACAATGGGAGCGGCAGGAGCGTTTTTTTTGGGACAAATCCCTTCTTGGTTTTTGCTCAGCGGTTATTTTTTAGCGTATTACAAACCATCCGCCAAGTAG
- a CDS encoding response regulator — MKILFVDDEEVIRDLFQEIFGSEYELVLAGTAEQGLTLAESETFDLIITDIRLPRMNGIEFITKLREKGVDTPFIVITGNQDIQISINALRLGAVDFFLKPFRMEAIRYSLLRFKNLFYAGKDLVDKRMFQVRESRQKFALLPRLGNLNQYVHLILKSLSHLPNLHSEDQLSLKVALYELIGNAIEHGCARINYHQKQELMFQENDYFSYVDKICESKEEWIKVEVDYDDTRVTVILEDGGDGFDPARVPDPVQDPNASQLSGRGIFLVRMNVDSLSYNDKGNQVTFVKKLQKSEVKQKQA, encoded by the coding sequence ATGAAAATCCTTTTCGTTGATGACGAAGAAGTTATCCGAGATCTGTTTCAGGAAATTTTCGGCAGCGAATACGAACTAGTTCTGGCCGGAACCGCGGAACAGGGCTTAACCTTAGCCGAATCGGAAACTTTCGATCTGATCATCACCGATATTCGCCTTCCAAGGATGAACGGTATAGAGTTCATCACTAAATTGAGGGAAAAAGGAGTGGATACTCCTTTTATCGTCATCACAGGAAATCAGGACATCCAAATCTCCATCAATGCCCTTCGATTGGGAGCAGTGGATTTTTTCCTAAAACCTTTCCGGATGGAGGCGATCCGTTACTCTCTCTTAAGATTTAAGAATCTATTTTATGCGGGCAAGGACCTTGTTGACAAAAGGATGTTCCAAGTCCGGGAATCCAGACAGAAGTTCGCACTTCTTCCCAGGCTTGGCAATCTAAACCAATACGTTCATTTGATCCTGAAATCTCTCTCGCATCTTCCCAACCTACATAGCGAGGACCAACTTTCTTTAAAAGTGGCTTTGTATGAATTGATTGGTAACGCAATCGAACATGGTTGCGCTCGTATCAACTATCACCAAAAACAAGAGTTGATGTTCCAAGAGAACGATTACTTCTCTTACGTGGACAAGATCTGCGAATCCAAGGAAGAATGGATTAAGGTAGAAGTGGATTATGACGACACAAGAGTAACTGTGATCTTGGAAGATGGAGGAGACGGTTTCGATCCTGCAAGGGTTCCGGACCCGGTGCAAGATCCGAATGCAAGCCAACTTTCGGGGAGAGGAATCTTTTTAGTCCGTATGAATGTGGATTCTCTTTCTTATAACGATAAGGGAAACCAAGTCACATTCGTAAAGAAACTCCAAAAATCGGAAGTAAAGCAAAAGCAGGCTTAA
- a CDS encoding PDZ domain-containing protein codes for MKFYRFVFLLVFALLGTSGNLEAKADSEFSLLVHFRKYSHHNPFQKGTPYQKKIPAIRLDERTALALLKPGEVPLFAEIHPEESAGRKAYFQKVDLDTGLGIVLLPENFGRSKKVSPIAILEENPRAQGTCSSFFQNFEWGSLEFSKSILPLSKLSRKENQDGARSFLFSGKKVCGFTDGTWNAGAELLRRFYQSRFSSLSPFPHPGFYAEGSLTPAEEDYYFPKGSVGAVVSEVLPGIGPMHNLFPGDAVLSVNGIPVASKQKQALYDILLSKGGSYLNSGEWVTLSLYRDGRKREIRYQLKPYNEDSFLIPESSDKIAPKYLIAGGLLFTELTHTYLKEYGEKYKSASDRKLVFLAESYSKKLHPERSRIVLLSRAFPDEKNRAYQEFQDLILESVNDKVVDSVEGLKAAISENKDEFLVFRFSGNKLAVFDKLELKSLDERIKSLYSLDSLDNIR; via the coding sequence ATGAAATTTTATCGATTCGTATTCCTTCTAGTCTTTGCCCTTTTAGGAACTTCAGGAAATCTAGAAGCGAAGGCGGATTCGGAATTTTCACTTCTGGTCCATTTTAGAAAGTATTCTCATCACAATCCTTTCCAAAAAGGGACTCCGTATCAGAAAAAAATTCCTGCGATCCGTTTGGATGAAAGAACCGCACTTGCACTTTTAAAACCAGGAGAAGTGCCGCTATTCGCCGAAATACATCCGGAAGAGTCCGCAGGGAGAAAGGCCTACTTCCAAAAAGTGGATCTGGATACTGGACTTGGTATCGTTCTTCTTCCGGAAAATTTCGGAAGATCCAAAAAGGTCTCTCCTATCGCGATCTTAGAGGAAAACCCCAGGGCGCAAGGAACATGCTCCTCCTTCTTTCAGAATTTTGAATGGGGAAGTTTAGAATTTTCTAAATCGATTTTACCTCTTTCCAAACTTTCCAGAAAGGAAAACCAAGACGGGGCCAGGAGTTTTCTTTTTTCAGGGAAAAAAGTCTGCGGATTTACCGACGGGACTTGGAATGCAGGTGCGGAACTTCTTCGTAGATTTTATCAGAGCAGATTTTCTTCTCTTTCTCCTTTTCCTCACCCGGGTTTTTATGCGGAAGGCTCTTTAACTCCTGCGGAAGAGGATTATTATTTCCCGAAAGGTAGCGTGGGTGCGGTTGTTTCGGAAGTTCTTCCCGGGATCGGTCCGATGCATAATCTATTTCCAGGAGATGCTGTACTTTCCGTAAACGGGATCCCGGTTGCCTCGAAACAAAAACAAGCATTATACGATATCCTACTCAGTAAAGGTGGATCTTATTTGAATTCGGGAGAATGGGTAACTCTTTCTTTGTATCGTGACGGCAGAAAAAGAGAGATACGTTATCAGCTAAAACCTTACAACGAGGATTCATTTTTGATCCCGGAAAGTTCCGATAAGATCGCACCTAAATATTTGATCGCGGGCGGTTTACTTTTCACGGAACTCACTCATACGTATTTGAAAGAATACGGAGAAAAATATAAATCTGCAAGCGACAGAAAGTTAGTATTCTTAGCCGAAAGTTATTCTAAAAAACTTCATCCGGAAAGGAGCCGTATCGTATTACTTTCCAGAGCCTTCCCGGATGAAAAGAACAGGGCCTATCAGGAATTCCAAGACTTGATCTTAGAATCTGTGAATGATAAGGTCGTGGACTCAGTAGAAGGTTTGAAAGCAGCCATATCCGAAAATAAGGATGAGTTTCTGGTCTTCCGATTTTCAGGAAACAAACTGGCGGTTTTCGATAAGTTGGAGTTAAAAAGTTTGGATGAAAGGATAAAATCCTTATATTCTCTTGATTCTCTAGATAATATCCGCTGA
- a CDS encoding S1C family serine protease, with product MNKFWILRAGFILILSFPVFSQTNGNPDLKTLLNGVVIVRSDIYPDATDPLEFGDQDLSRDVGSGFIIAGNRILTNAHVISESKYLKVKRFNSSKYYSAKVEFIGFDCDLALISVEDEEFFSGVEPLEITEESPSLGSNLLMLGYPEGAENLTLENGLVNRVERLRYSFTGLDYRKVIRVGANILPGYSGGPAIQNGKVAGIIFEVSQIQGNTAYLIPPEVVQHFLKDIQDGQYDGFPFVGFTFQNGNSESVKKYLGVPQNLQGVLVNKVYPNSSFSDVLQTDDFLYKVDEAYLNNEGGLLEFTGRTIVDLIEPGFVGQKLTLYFYRNGKNFKIQAELKKTDSLELYRDRQIKSFLGAGLLFQPVNRALFGKESQRVETALRYHYSYFIQDDLFKFTERDLILTTIFPDPLNSKYLNYRFKILESINGKTPSNIAEFKDYWKKYSNGTIVLKFRGVGLPLVLDAKTVRTIDLRVRKRFDIKSDESKEGK from the coding sequence ATGAATAAGTTTTGGATACTTCGCGCAGGTTTTATCCTGATCTTGAGTTTTCCCGTTTTTTCCCAAACGAACGGGAACCCGGATCTTAAAACTTTATTGAACGGTGTTGTCATCGTCAGAAGCGATATTTATCCCGATGCGACAGATCCTTTGGAGTTCGGGGACCAGGATCTTTCTCGCGACGTCGGTTCCGGGTTCATAATTGCAGGAAATAGAATATTAACGAATGCCCATGTGATCTCCGAATCCAAGTATTTGAAAGTTAAACGGTTTAATAGTAGCAAATATTATAGTGCAAAGGTGGAATTTATAGGTTTCGATTGCGATCTGGCCTTGATCTCCGTGGAAGACGAAGAATTTTTCTCCGGAGTAGAACCTTTGGAAATCACCGAAGAATCCCCTTCTCTCGGCAGTAATCTTTTGATGCTCGGTTATCCGGAAGGTGCGGAAAATCTTACTTTGGAAAACGGTTTAGTCAACCGTGTAGAACGATTAAGATATTCTTTCACGGGCTTAGATTATAGAAAGGTAATCCGTGTAGGCGCCAATATTTTACCCGGTTATTCAGGAGGTCCGGCTATTCAAAACGGAAAAGTAGCCGGTATTATTTTCGAAGTCAGTCAGATCCAAGGAAATACGGCGTATCTCATTCCGCCTGAAGTTGTACAACATTTTTTAAAAGATATACAAGACGGACAGTATGACGGATTCCCTTTCGTAGGTTTTACATTCCAAAATGGGAACTCCGAATCCGTGAAAAAGTATTTAGGGGTTCCTCAGAATCTGCAAGGAGTGCTTGTGAATAAGGTATATCCGAATTCTTCTTTTTCGGATGTTTTGCAGACGGATGATTTTTTATATAAGGTAGACGAGGCTTATCTGAATAATGAGGGTGGGCTTTTGGAATTTACGGGAAGAACGATCGTAGATCTGATCGAACCGGGCTTTGTGGGTCAAAAGCTCACATTGTATTTTTATAGGAACGGTAAAAATTTTAAGATCCAAGCCGAATTAAAAAAGACGGATTCCTTGGAACTGTATAGAGATCGCCAGATCAAAAGTTTTTTAGGAGCGGGACTTTTATTTCAGCCCGTAAATCGGGCATTATTCGGTAAAGAAAGCCAAAGAGTGGAAACAGCTCTCAGATACCATTACAGTTATTTTATACAAGACGATCTTTTTAAATTTACGGAAAGGGATCTGATCTTGACTACCATCTTTCCGGATCCACTCAATTCCAAATATCTAAATTATCGTTTTAAAATATTAGAATCCATTAATGGAAAAACCCCTTCCAATATCGCCGAATTTAAGGATTATTGGAAAAAATACTCAAATGGGACCATAGTTCTCAAATTCAGAGGTGTTGGTCTTCCTTTGGTTTTGGATGCCAAAACCGTTCGAACCATAGACTTACGGGTCAGAAAAAGATTCGATATCAAGTCGGACGAATCCAAGGAGGGAAAATGA
- a CDS encoding LIC11113 family protein codes for MQNIFQLRTKRLLLSFTSLGVLLFFSVFIPDSGSFAEEPQTQKKISRIGDFAEKEFQEAWRKYSKEKDARPLKEWFKQHGTVHIGECKFRSTHEMEELQVLYLDCPGKKLYGFFYSGEERLRSPERIDSFRVKGPVKLGKTVYWELEFSAENLKAASSKPIPGGKSNPETKLVEKASTVNFGLQYFLSIAKHPIDRPTPKGKEIFFDSSCPLLYLGKDADFYWDKSLYYSFQASCLPDSPYSWIRIKADLSGNVLVDNQPTEELQEGARYLAKLKLESVEKDKIVWSDAELFHE; via the coding sequence ATGCAGAATATTTTCCAATTAAGAACGAAAAGACTCCTTCTTTCTTTTACAAGCCTTGGAGTTTTATTGTTTTTTTCCGTTTTTATTCCGGATTCGGGAAGTTTCGCAGAAGAACCGCAAACCCAAAAGAAAATTTCCAGGATCGGCGACTTTGCTGAGAAAGAATTTCAAGAAGCTTGGAGAAAATACTCCAAAGAGAAAGATGCAAGGCCGTTGAAAGAATGGTTCAAACAACATGGGACGGTTCATATAGGCGAGTGTAAGTTCAGATCCACTCATGAAATGGAAGAATTACAGGTTCTTTATCTGGATTGCCCCGGAAAAAAACTGTACGGTTTCTTTTATTCAGGTGAAGAAAGATTACGTTCTCCGGAAAGAATAGATTCCTTCCGAGTGAAAGGTCCGGTAAAGTTAGGAAAGACCGTTTATTGGGAATTGGAATTTTCCGCTGAAAATTTGAAGGCCGCAAGTTCCAAACCTATTCCAGGCGGTAAATCCAATCCGGAAACAAAATTAGTGGAAAAAGCTTCCACCGTGAATTTTGGTCTGCAATATTTCTTAAGCATAGCAAAACATCCGATAGATCGTCCGACTCCTAAAGGAAAAGAGATCTTTTTTGATTCTTCCTGCCCTCTTCTTTACTTGGGGAAGGATGCGGATTTTTATTGGGACAAGTCTTTGTATTATTCTTTCCAAGCCAGTTGTTTGCCGGATTCTCCTTATTCCTGGATCAGGATCAAAGCGGATCTGAGCGGAAACGTCTTAGTGGATAACCAACCCACGGAAGAACTCCAAGAAGGAGCCCGTTACTTGGCAAAATTGAAATTAGAATCGGTAGAAAAGGATAAAATTGTATGGTCCGACGCGGAGTTATTTCATGAATAA
- a CDS encoding sulfurtransferase: protein MSHWSFLKTDLNEKQDLFIDCRSQAQYQESTLKGAYYFPFVKKAFASDPDSSKKLLGPIEEILALAKKEEKSRILVFDEGMGMFASRLVFLLRAAGFQNAFLIGQRWPVDGAKEKGSKELDIGPASKVRKLEGVIDKAFLEKNLTRLQIFDTRTPEEYDGKLPRLTAPEPGSLCGRLPGAFLWDWRMLYDANGELVDKTFFNKKLRGFPFMPERTTVIYDYNGARSSLLALMLKEVGYNDVNVYVGSWFEWRKSNLPKQAANIYGQTGAGASAPRVGGIDRKS from the coding sequence TTGTCTCACTGGAGTTTTCTTAAAACCGACCTGAACGAAAAGCAGGACTTATTCATCGATTGCCGCTCCCAAGCGCAATACCAGGAATCCACCTTAAAGGGTGCGTATTATTTTCCATTCGTCAAAAAAGCTTTTGCTTCCGATCCGGACTCTTCCAAAAAATTATTGGGTCCGATCGAAGAGATACTTGCTCTGGCTAAAAAAGAGGAGAAGTCCAGGATACTCGTTTTCGACGAGGGAATGGGGATGTTCGCATCCAGACTCGTTTTTCTTTTGAGAGCCGCAGGTTTTCAAAATGCGTTTTTGATCGGACAACGTTGGCCTGTAGATGGAGCCAAGGAAAAAGGTTCCAAAGAATTGGATATAGGTCCTGCGTCAAAAGTCCGCAAATTAGAAGGAGTGATCGACAAGGCGTTCTTAGAAAAGAACCTAACTAGACTCCAAATTTTCGACACTCGCACACCGGAAGAGTACGACGGTAAACTTCCTCGTCTAACCGCTCCCGAGCCGGGTAGTTTATGCGGAAGATTGCCTGGAGCATTCCTCTGGGATTGGAGAATGTTGTATGACGCGAACGGTGAACTCGTGGACAAAACTTTCTTCAATAAAAAGTTAAGAGGTTTTCCTTTTATGCCGGAAAGGACCACCGTTATCTACGATTATAACGGAGCAAGATCCTCCTTGCTTGCGTTGATGCTCAAAGAAGTAGGATACAACGACGTGAATGTATACGTCGGCTCTTGGTTCGAATGGAGAAAATCCAATCTACCTAAACAAGCAGCGAACATATACGGACAGACAGGTGCAGGAGCTTCTGCACCTAGAGTCGGTGGCATCGACAGAAAAAGTTAA
- a CDS encoding thiol-disulfide oxidoreductase DCC family protein: protein MSKFTEPIVLFDGVCNLCNGAVNVLLDLDKHKRLKFASLQSEYAKNLIQSKALKEKIRGIDSILFWDGEEIHIKSNAILEICGKLGGFWKVLKFGYIIPRPIRNILYDLIAKNRYKLFGTRESCRMPTPELKERILG from the coding sequence TTGTCAAAATTTACGGAACCGATCGTGCTATTTGACGGAGTATGCAATTTATGTAACGGTGCAGTGAATGTACTTTTGGATCTGGATAAACATAAAAGATTAAAATTTGCAAGCTTACAGTCCGAATATGCAAAAAATCTAATCCAATCTAAGGCCCTGAAGGAAAAGATCCGAGGGATTGACAGTATTCTTTTCTGGGACGGGGAAGAGATCCATATCAAATCGAATGCCATCTTGGAGATTTGCGGTAAGTTGGGTGGTTTTTGGAAAGTCCTCAAATTTGGTTATATTATCCCAAGACCAATCCGAAACATTCTGTACGATCTGATTGCGAAAAACAGGTACAAACTTTTCGGTACGAGAGAATCTTGCAGAATGCCAACCCCGGAATTAAAAGAAAGGATCTTAGGATAG
- a CDS encoding M23 family metallopeptidase, protein MAAQKGKNQMKRKTILTIVGASALVVLSWKSFANTYLEEVKVDNQFIQTYQSREGIWIVPGKVKESLEDLYHKFGTSEREVRLLNGIHDSGKIQNSEPVFFPYNANYTRNLLLEDKGREIFTSDARELIWPLSFKYSRVTSRLGRRWNALHAGVDIACPNGSVVIAAADGVVTDSKRDGGYGLRVVLTHPQINGIQTLYAHNSLLFVKQGDKVKKGQVLALSGNTGHTTGPHVHFEVRYQNVVLNPEHYLPPFLADKESQVAIAKETIQQ, encoded by the coding sequence TTGGCGGCGCAAAAAGGAAAGAACCAAATGAAAAGAAAAACTATTCTTACGATAGTAGGTGCTTCTGCACTCGTCGTCCTTTCCTGGAAATCTTTCGCAAATACATATTTGGAAGAAGTTAAGGTCGACAACCAATTCATCCAAACCTATCAATCTAGAGAAGGGATCTGGATCGTTCCCGGAAAAGTAAAAGAATCCCTAGAGGATCTATACCATAAATTCGGAACTTCCGAAAGAGAAGTTCGTCTTCTCAACGGGATCCACGACAGCGGAAAGATCCAAAACTCAGAGCCTGTATTCTTCCCCTATAACGCAAATTATACCCGTAATCTTCTATTAGAAGACAAAGGAAGAGAGATTTTCACCTCGGATGCGAGAGAATTGATCTGGCCTTTGAGTTTCAAATATTCCAGAGTCACTTCTAGACTAGGAAGACGTTGGAACGCCTTACATGCAGGTGTGGACATCGCTTGTCCGAACGGATCCGTAGTGATTGCAGCCGCTGATGGAGTTGTAACCGATTCTAAAAGAGACGGTGGATACGGACTACGAGTAGTTCTTACTCATCCTCAAATCAACGGCATCCAAACATTATACGCCCATAATTCCCTTCTTTTCGTAAAGCAAGGCGACAAAGTGAAAAAAGGACAAGTGCTTGCACTTTCCGGAAATACAGGGCATACCACCGGGCCACATGTTCACTTCGAAGTCCGTTACCAAAACGTGGTTTTGAACCCTGAACATTATCTTCCCCCTTTCTTAGCTGATAAAGAATCCCAAGTTGCAATCGCAAAAGAAACCATCCAGCAATAA
- a CDS encoding HAD family hydrolase, translated as MISNSDWSSEIFSYLEESLAGRKIHTALFDFDNTLVRGDFGEEVMCELLLAGVPWIQSLTPFFPEAAISEKMEILRKTDTQSFMDEVWKYYESKIEKEGLEAGYRWSTWIFSGRSTKELQNTANLVWEKNQKDTSPKAVQAFHPMLELVKELEKAGTKIWIVTASPEPVIQMVSERWGIPKENVLGMRLIEKNGILSHELIEPFTYGIGKVKLLNLANGNQGYDLAFGDSENDFPMLSHVRSKGIFLDRGKKAPPPGVFVQSVKNWKTVPL; from the coding sequence TTGATCTCTAATTCCGACTGGTCTTCCGAAATCTTTTCCTATTTGGAAGAGAGCCTGGCCGGCCGGAAAATCCATACAGCTTTATTCGATTTTGATAATACTCTTGTCCGAGGTGATTTCGGAGAGGAAGTCATGTGCGAACTTTTACTAGCTGGAGTTCCTTGGATCCAATCCCTTACTCCTTTTTTCCCGGAAGCCGCAATCTCCGAAAAAATGGAAATTTTGCGTAAAACGGATACTCAATCCTTTATGGACGAGGTCTGGAAATATTACGAATCCAAGATAGAGAAAGAAGGCTTGGAAGCGGGGTATAGATGGTCTACTTGGATCTTTTCTGGTAGATCCACGAAGGAGTTGCAGAATACCGCAAATCTTGTTTGGGAAAAGAACCAGAAGGATACAAGTCCCAAAGCGGTCCAAGCATTTCATCCTATGTTGGAACTTGTAAAAGAGTTGGAAAAGGCTGGGACCAAAATTTGGATCGTAACCGCTTCACCGGAACCTGTGATCCAAATGGTTTCGGAACGTTGGGGTATTCCGAAAGAGAATGTACTTGGCATGAGGTTGATCGAAAAGAATGGGATCTTAAGCCACGAGCTGATAGAACCTTTTACTTACGGCATCGGAAAAGTAAAATTACTCAATCTAGCCAATGGAAATCAAGGTTACGATCTCGCATTCGGAGATTCTGAAAACGATTTCCCTATGCTTTCTCATGTAAGGTCCAAAGGGATTTTTTTGGACCGAGGTAAGAAGGCACCCCCTCCTGGAGTGTTTGTCCAATCCGTTAAGAACTGGAAAACAGTTCCGCTATAA
- a CDS encoding SDR family NAD(P)-dependent oxidoreductase has protein sequence MSESIALIIGGSGAAGQSAIEGLREHSKKSGVKWNIISTTSGDSQVTGADKTIPHIQLEEPEAAVQKVLKEINHLKVDIFIYTPARGNLGYPVSETPDVDIINTAKFCLDPMIELERKLNPRLTVGYSAFYYLPHLLTSYGALAFIKKKMEEWAIEKPDSRKMIRAGSFISTSARGIGVLLQKIGRSSPFPELQNLMKEHKESGKKFSEFFWDYVRGSEKRIFEKQFPNIPYRATEQNDLKIGLLKILDGEKAPIVSLIGDWIWTDDKLPEMPEYLKKR, from the coding sequence ATGAGTGAATCCATAGCATTGATCATAGGCGGATCAGGGGCCGCAGGCCAAAGCGCGATAGAAGGCCTTCGGGAACATTCCAAAAAGTCCGGAGTCAAATGGAATATTATCTCGACTACTTCCGGTGATTCTCAAGTCACCGGAGCAGATAAAACAATTCCACATATCCAATTAGAAGAGCCTGAAGCTGCCGTTCAGAAAGTCCTAAAAGAAATCAATCATCTGAAAGTGGATATTTTTATCTATACTCCTGCGAGAGGGAATTTAGGTTATCCAGTTTCTGAAACTCCGGATGTAGATATCATAAACACCGCTAAATTCTGTCTGGATCCCATGATAGAACTGGAAAGAAAACTGAACCCACGTTTGACCGTCGGATATTCCGCCTTTTATTATCTTCCGCATTTACTTACTTCTTATGGAGCGTTAGCATTCATCAAAAAGAAAATGGAAGAGTGGGCTATCGAAAAACCGGATTCCAGAAAAATGATCCGCGCGGGAAGTTTCATAAGTACAAGTGCAAGGGGGATCGGAGTACTTCTGCAAAAAATCGGCAGGTCTTCTCCTTTTCCAGAATTACAAAACCTAATGAAGGAGCATAAGGAATCCGGCAAAAAGTTTTCCGAATTCTTTTGGGACTATGTTCGTGGGTCTGAAAAAAGGATATTCGAAAAACAATTTCCGAATATTCCATATAGAGCCACCGAACAAAATGATCTAAAGATCGGTTTATTAAAAATTCTAGATGGAGAGAAGGCTCCGATCGTTTCCTTGATCGGAGATTGGATCTGGACCGATGATAAACTTCCGGAAATGCCTGAGTATTTGAAAAAAAGATAA
- a CDS encoding RluA family pseudouridine synthase, with protein sequence MREPKPKFPAIKHPIRKWYEKGFLLAVEKPAGIPVHATFDPNRPNLEDLVRQQEKEPELRLLHRLDKDTSGILLFCKEPSKNKEADSILADSEKTYLAICAGIPKEKEFRVECFLKDGKGKVSSVRSGGKKAITDFTLLSYSKEKNISLVAAKLVTGRRHQIRFHLSSIGTPILGDETYCDSSSKSLVPKPKRFLLHSYLLKFKNEFNEEVKLISELPSDFQPYMRFFSGIRFPE encoded by the coding sequence ATGAGGGAACCGAAACCCAAATTTCCGGCCATTAAGCATCCGATTCGAAAATGGTATGAGAAGGGGTTCCTACTCGCCGTGGAAAAACCGGCAGGAATCCCTGTCCATGCTACATTCGATCCAAATCGTCCAAATCTGGAAGATCTCGTCCGGCAACAAGAGAAGGAACCGGAATTACGACTACTCCATAGACTGGACAAAGACACGAGTGGGATCCTTCTATTTTGCAAAGAGCCATCCAAAAATAAAGAAGCGGATTCGATCTTAGCAGATTCGGAAAAAACCTATTTGGCTATTTGTGCAGGAATTCCAAAAGAGAAAGAATTCAGAGTGGAATGTTTTTTGAAAGATGGAAAAGGAAAAGTAAGTTCAGTTCGTTCCGGTGGCAAAAAAGCGATCACAGATTTTACACTTCTCTCCTATTCAAAAGAAAAAAATATCTCCTTGGTTGCGGCAAAATTAGTTACGGGTAGAAGACACCAGATCCGATTTCATCTTTCTTCGATCGGAACTCCTATCTTGGGAGACGAAACATACTGTGATTCTTCCTCTAAAAGTTTAGTTCCGAAACCAAAACGATTTTTATTACATTCTTATCTTCTAAAATTCAAAAACGAATTCAACGAAGAAGTAAAACTTATCTCCGAGCTTCCTTCGGATTTTCAACCTTATATGCGCTTTTTTTCTGGTATACGTTTTCCGGAATGA